aatgtagggtgtctgctagtacaaaataaataaacaaaattaagccAATGTTATACAGTTTTTCTATTTCCAGCACAAGGTTTGCCTCTGAATGTTAGAACTTGACAGCACTAACCCTATGTCATGTAaagaaacatcatcatcattaccagcctatCTTAATGGTCCACTAGGGACTAGGGCCAGTCCTCTTCTTTCAGTCATGCTAATTCAGATATGAAACTATTTCCCATGGCACCTGTGTGGAAATATGCACTAGCAGATATATGagttactagcagatgccatgGGGTTTCACTTGCATAGTTCCTGTTTCTGTGGAAATATGGCGATAAAATACAGCTTCAGACACATACATTATCCCTAATGTAGAATtttaatagtgaaagaatttttgaaattggctcagcagtttcagagcctatattaaattcaaagaagcaaacaatcaaacctttcattctttataatattagtttgttaAATAtggagccatgatagcccagtaggcCTCTGCTccagattctggagggtgtgagttcgaagctggttcggggcatgcacccccaacttgtcagttgtgtgcattttaaattaaatatcatgtgtctcaagcagtgaaaaacattgtgaggaaacctgcagataattttcttaattctatgtgtgtgtggtctaacccctctcactctgagaggagactcaggctcaacagtgagcttaATATcgattgatgatgataaacgatgaaataataatagaaagtaatggatgaaaatttaattgatactaataaataaattgtttaatttaacaatattacaatatttggaGCCAGTCAATTTATTGACTAATTAATATAAGGAGTTGTATAGACTGCAAAACTTTGAGCCCGATGTAAACATGAGGCATGTGGTTGTCAGTAACACCTCAGCCCTATTTATAATAGCTGTGCAGTTCCATGTGTAGCAATATCAGAGTGGATTTTCAATTTGGAGGTATTTGAACACAATTTGATCATCTGTTAAATTTAGTGtatgaattattaaaaattaaatttaaaaactataatctgACTACATAgggttctaaaaaaaattaaacaaaaaatattttagatagaaATTGAGGAATGCATAGTACCAAAAATGACCATGGTAAGGCCGtgaaaatcattacccttcgcTTCATATTAATTTACCATAGTCGGGTAAAATGGCAAGACAATCTGGGTTGGGTAAAAAATAACTGTACAACACTATTTAGTGTGCTACATGGAAAATTGGAAAATAGGGCAGAAACCTTTGCCAATATCTCAAGTTAAAGTTTCTTACATAACTTCACTAGGTGTTTAACCAAATTTGATGTGGAAtgttttatcaacaaacaaattaaaaatgaaggtagaaaacacatcatcctttttttcatttatttaaaatgatgtattgtttttttattaaaaatactgtcTGTATCTAATTGTTCCTAGCTTTTTTATTGTCATTTCGGAACAAGTTTGAAAATTATTAGCAATTTATatgcttattttaaatttatttgtaaacattTCAGTTTGAGTAGTAGTAAATGATGCCCAATTTATTATAACACCAAATCAGCATTTGTGTTGGAAAAATTcaagtatttataaattattattctatttttttaataaataaatgttcataCATTAACCATAATTAACTTATtacttctgaaaaaaaaatattttattatgatttttttatatacaactcTTCattcacacacacatacaaatcCGTTTGTTTACAAAATCGAATAGTGCAAAAAAGTGAAAGAATTGTATACACATCAATACAGAGACAAAGAAATCCGTCCAATAAGATCGAGTGAATGATTTTATCgtggtttttaattaatttccaaCAAGAAAGCGTAATGTAAACAATACTGACCGTGCTTCCTAGCGTATAGCTCAAGCTGCTGGGAGTGTCGACTTCGCACTTGGTTAGGTCTGAAGTACTTGTAAACCCCCACGAGTACCCGAAGCCCGAGACATTGCTCGGCGTTGGCATACAcattttcacgatgttttttaaaactatttcaaaAAAGTTAACCGACTAGCACACATCTAGACCGATAGTAAACACTGGTAAACACACAGAAACTACTCATGACAGATTTTGCCATTACGTGCATATACATACGCTTTCACACAATCACAACTACTAACGCACAACGCACTCATGAATCCCACAACCGCCGAAACAAGGAACTTCAACTAACTTTGTACAAAGCACTACGAATTTATATTAAGATTCTGGGGCATTTCCATAAATCTTTTCACTTTGGGCCGCAAATTAAACTCATCAGCCTAATGAAAAAGGCGGCACAGGACGCTAGACACTACATGGACACGCACGTAATCGGAGTTTATAAACACGTAAAACTAACTTTTATACACATAGCTTAAGTTTGAGTTCATAATTACTATCCGTAAAAAacgttaaaactaaaattatcaaTTACATTTGGTCGTatcatgaaaattattattctatCGCACACACAAAAAACCGGACGccattttattgtttatggtttttcttttttaattttaatttctacgTATAATCTGTACTGACAACCACAGATAAACAGCACTACTAGTACTAAAGCTTTTAATAGATGGTCCGACAAAATCagctgtatatttattataatgattaaCGACATCAAAAGAATTATTCTTTTGATGTCGTTCAATTATAAGTTCAGATTTGAGTATTTTTTATGTAgtgataaaaattttgaaacagtaattatttacaagtataaaattacaataatcaGTTCTTAATCATTAAAAATCATTTGTGGTCTCTCTCATTCAAAAAGTATCCCAGAGCCATTAATAAAACTGTTTTTGATTTAGACAAGTGTGAAGTgtccttagaccattaataactggaagtggttcgctaaccgttacccctctggcaaagatcaaaaatctatgatctaatgcgtttataaaaactgttgctacagaatcgatgtttcattgttgtaatcgttttcgtcgtgtaaggagctccctaaaaataccggtttgtgtagttgaatggcctaaaaaacggtcaaaaacttgtagtttagtaaaagatggagtaattGTTTGGATGGAGTAATggacgtttcatttgaaagtatttaaaccttaattttatcaaatttttaataaaaacaatctataaaaataatcgatacttttgacgaaacagccaaacatcgatcagtaatcgaatattctatgtatgtaatctgtggatagtctaagcaatgtcacagtaaatatgcaagcagtagtttgacttcatactagaggtcgaaacgcgagctatacctcatttcaatttcaacttactagttaaatagattttattaattagaaataagactaactcattaacatactaaacttaaaacagatacactaacaatatactaaaccgaaggttttgtctgtgcaattatggacgaagttataaagacgagaaactaccggaaacacattatgaaagatggcactctagacatctgtcgagcgtgtcatcgccctggggagtccctcaggcatattgtgtccgggtgttctcacctcgCTAACGGCAAATACTTACAAGAttgtatcagccttatttaaatctaccaatcaaaaaacaacacgcattttattgatcacttcctattttactacaatttacaaaatattttatttgtttacataaaaaaagtatatttacaatcacaaaactaaatggaaatacaaagttggcaaatgtaattaaaatgctggaggcaggcagccctatcacatgtttacgtaccgcgcgctgtaagtatttatttcaaaaatacggccgagtatactgcttgtatatatttttactgtgcacaatgtgtttgttagtgtgtgtaaaaaatacgcgtgtgtgtattgcgagtcaaatgtatagttgtgtgtagtgtatggacacagaaaatacttaatggtgttaaatgttttcgatgtgtgagtttacctcgtccccctcaaaaaatgacagacttttttgttggtgaatttgggtgcgaaccgcgtccagttattaatggtctaaggaaGTGTCCATCTCTATTGTCTATTGTTGACGGACTGTTCTGTTGTGTAAAAAAAGTAGTCTCTGTGGTTGTCACTTGTCATTGTCATttcattgaattgaatttattataaaatctatattgatctgtgaattgaattgaaatgaaaattatcgAAAAATGAAGTTGGAGTTTTGCGAGTTTTAAGAATTTTGCGGATTTAAAATAAGAGCCCTGAGCCACTttattgcaaaattaaaaacttttcgtTTATTTGATCGAAATCTTAATAAATCGACGCTTGAACTTGGTGTAATAGTATTTTGTTGTGTTATTACTCTAGCGTAATCATCATGAATCCAATATCAATGGACAGGGATGAGCCTTCTTCCCTCACTTCTGTCTCGACTAATCATCCATTGGAACAGTTTATATTACTCGCAAAGGGAGCTAAGGGATCAGCGTGTGCGGAACTAATCAAACAAGTGCTAGAGGCTCCGGGGGTGCACGTATTTGGTGAATTACTTGAAATGCCCAACATTAAAGAGGTTAGACTTTATTTTCGGTTTATTTATTGGTAGATCGCAGCATTCCTAAATATTATTTGCAAATATGATACCAATGATTACTTTGTTTCCTACCCTAAAAGAAACCACTGTAATCTTCATCAttacatataaatgaaattgtctgtgatttcaaaataactgtagcCTAGTGTTttacagatagcatgggtatggtgacagttgcttgtatgacattcataatacatactattattgtgaattggGGGAAACTTTCaggagtgaaacaaactgtaaaGCTGTAAATGCTCATAGCTATTTACACTGCTCAAATGCTATAATGAACCTTTTTTTTCagtcatttaatttttgtaagcagtacaaaaaataaaccttttataaataaattgctaTTACTACTACATTTCCaattataatacaatttcaGTTAGAAACAGGACAATATGCCACACATTTCAAAACGCTCAATCTATTTGCATATGGTACATACAAAGACTATTTGGAGAACAAGTCTGAATATCTAGAACTCTCTCAAGTGCAGTGTAAGAAGCTTCAGCATCTCACTATAGCTACATTGGCCACACAGGAGAAGTGTATACCTTATAGTGTGCTACTCAAAGAATTGGATATCAAAAATGTTAGAGATTTAGAAGATTTGATCATTGAAGCCATATATGCAGGTATGGGtaacctttatattattagttattgtgtgtttaaaaaaaagaatagtttAATTAAGCTAAATGGATTCAAAAAGATATTAAGGGACTTTCTAGTCGAAAAGTGCTGTTACACGGTAAATGACTActtgaatgataaataaaaacaaaaaataaaatcagtctccctatcactcactcgacaaaaggctacgcccaaacagggtatccataacttgcattatgtaataaaatgtattttgtataattattattatattgtataatgtaatgtgtggtattgcttgatattaaataaataaataaataaataaatgtccaTTTAGCTTAATTAAATAATCCAAAATACCCCACTCCAGTAGGCTTAACATGTGACCAACAACATATCTCATTAAGGTGTTCACTAAGTCAATGCCTCACGTTTGGAGTACGCACACAACCCACACAGTACATCTATGATGCtaatgctaaaatatttgtctctgTACTTAATTACATTTGCATCCATTTTCAGACATAATCCATGGAAAATTAGACCAAGAATGCAAGCGTGTGGAAGTTGACGTGGCATTAGGTCGTGACGCCAGGCTCGAAGACGCGGCAGCCATTGCAGACGTGCTTGCTGATTGGTGCAATGCCTGCGAGGCGGTGCTGAGCTCTGTAGACCGGCACATCCAGCGCGCCAACCACCGGAAACAGTGCGCCATCCGACACCAACAGGCTATTGAACAAGAGGTGAGATGCCAGACCAGATTgccagtcatcattatcagctggtggacataggcatcttcttcttcttccaatGGGCCATTAATGTTGTTTGTTACACATTGGTTCGTTTGGTACTGGTTCTTGCTGGAGTTACTCCAACCAACCTAGCTCATTCcagaagctttttttttttttattctttacccaggacctccgtcttgtaaatccaccgcgcataccactgcgccacggaggccgtcaaagcagCTGACGGAGGTCAGCTTAGCAAGCTGCACCCAGGTTTTCTAGGCTGCATCACCAGATATCTCATAACAAAAGAGACATTGTCGCCCTTGTCGGCATTAGAaataaagtcaaaaatattGCTATATTTATGTTGCAGTAGGACAAAATAgacatattttcaattttgtcaCCATTGGCTGACAATCTCTTTCGTCACAAAGATGTGTCGTTGTTGCTTCCTAGGCATTTGAATAAAAGAACATAATTTtccttaatttatattaa
This genomic stretch from Bicyclus anynana chromosome 14, ilBicAnyn1.1, whole genome shotgun sequence harbors:
- the LOC112049826 gene encoding COP9 signalosome complex subunit 7a, producing MNPISMDRDEPSSLTSVSTNHPLEQFILLAKGAKGSACAELIKQVLEAPGVHVFGELLEMPNIKELETGQYATHFKTLNLFAYGTYKDYLENKSEYLELSQVQCKKLQHLTIATLATQEKCIPYSVLLKELDIKNVRDLEDLIIEAIYADIIHGKLDQECKRVEVDVALGRDARLEDAAAIADVLADWCNACEAVLSSVDRHIQRANHRKQCAIRHQQAIEQEILYIKKTQKTQGENEESASGGGSESHSAPKKNSGKGKGGRSCGKFWQKST